Proteins encoded together in one Bacteroidota bacterium window:
- a CDS encoding 4-(cytidine 5'-diphospho)-2-C-methyl-D-erythritol kinase — protein MILEQRAPAKLNLGLHVLQKRADGYHDIETVFLPVAWYDSLRAEPHAAWQFTCSDAELPTDDGNLCVRAAQQLQAVTGVGGGARLHLEKHLPYGAGLGGGSSDAAHTLRMLNKLWDAGASKKTLHTIAAGLGADVAFFLEDQPMFATGLGEQLEPLLFEPHLAYRFPYALVIVVPPVHVGTADAYRGIIPNNNNRPDIRALVMSNDLSRWRKHLVNDFEETVFQQYPVIQQVKEHLLASGAGYAAMSGSGSSVFGVFEEQVDADRAAVHFEQAGMRTWTS, from the coding sequence TTGATTCTTGAACAGCGTGCGCCGGCGAAGCTGAATCTTGGATTGCATGTTTTGCAGAAAAGAGCAGATGGGTACCACGATATAGAGACGGTTTTTCTACCCGTTGCCTGGTATGACTCGTTGCGTGCTGAGCCGCATGCGGCCTGGCAATTTACCTGCTCTGATGCCGAACTTCCTACTGATGACGGCAACCTTTGTGTACGCGCTGCCCAGCAATTACAAGCTGTGACGGGTGTGGGAGGCGGCGCACGGTTGCACCTTGAAAAGCACTTGCCTTATGGTGCCGGACTTGGGGGCGGTTCGAGCGATGCAGCACATACCTTGCGCATGCTTAACAAGCTCTGGGATGCCGGCGCAAGTAAAAAAACCTTACACACGATTGCAGCGGGCCTTGGGGCTGATGTTGCCTTCTTTTTGGAAGACCAACCTATGTTTGCAACGGGCCTTGGAGAGCAACTTGAACCATTGTTATTCGAACCTCATCTGGCGTATCGTTTTCCATATGCGCTGGTTATAGTTGTGCCGCCCGTACATGTCGGGACGGCCGATGCGTACCGTGGCATCATTCCCAATAATAATAACCGTCCGGATATTCGTGCGTTGGTCATGTCAAATGATCTTTCGCGTTGGCGGAAGCATTTGGTCAACGATTTTGAAGAGACAGTTTTTCAGCAATATCCTGTTATTCAGCAAGTGAAAGAGCATTTGCTAGCATCAGGGGCCGGGTATGCCGCAATGTCGGGGTCGGGGTCGTCCGTATTTGGTGTATTTGAAGAACAGGTCGATGCAGATCGT